A stretch of Henckelia pumila isolate YLH828 chromosome 4, ASM3356847v2, whole genome shotgun sequence DNA encodes these proteins:
- the LOC140863080 gene encoding uncharacterized protein isoform X2, which produces MDNIIQFRRYPDSMDLTLISQHFPGFRDHTVYRGHQVFLYKRAQIFAADLWGSFKGQQYGEFNDIESVMMFADYIVPAVLQQLGVLKFSIALSHAIMANVEIHSGSEEEVELRACLVHAVEEIRESIHRKSRKQVLSVELDLWLWAFGIQCFSLQHHRTLSIYY; this is translated from the exons ATGGACAATATCATACAATTCCGAAGATATCCGGATTCCATGGACTTAACACTCATCAGCCAACATTTTCCCG GATTCCGTGACCACACTGTGTACAGAGGTCACCAGGTTTTTTTGTATAAAAGGGCTCAGATATTTGCTGCAGATTTATGGGGTTCTTTCAAGGGTCAACAATATGGTGAATTTAATGACATTGAATCTGTGATGATGTTTGCTGACTACATTGTCCCAGCAGTACTTCAGCAGCTAGGAGTTTTAAAATTTAGCATTGCACTGTCACATGCTATAATGGCTAATGTTGAGATTCATTCTGGAAGTGAGGAGGAAGTAGAGCTGCGAGCATGTTTGGTACATGCTGTGGAGGAAATAAGGGAGTCGATCCACAGAAAATCACGAAAGCAG GTCTTGAGCGTCGAGTTGGATCTCTGGTTGTGGGCATTTGGCATCCAGTGTTTTTCTCTTCAACATCATCGAACACTCTCTATATATTATTGA
- the LOC140860782 gene encoding uncharacterized protein has translation MESPVDSWVMDSGASFHTTGNRDVFDNYIAGDYGKVFLDDGKPLEIIGQLDDEGHKVIFGDGSWKVKKGAMIVARGKKTGTLYMTSSLRDKLAAVDAGANSSLWLCRLGDTKKVSFSKEVREPKSADFELELSELSEGKKVLHSKWEYRLEHDGSKRYKEILVVKGEKEVIDYTDIFSLVVKLTTTRTVLGLMVKEDLHLEQLDVKTVFLHGELDEEMNQSQGFELDGSYIMLLVYVDDMLIAGVCLKEIDKPKIEFAMKDLGAAKQILGIGILRDRVNGVLKLEKIHGSKNLADMFTKMVITDKLKLCSTSVGLQT, from the exons ATGGAAAGTCCGGTTGATTCTTGGGTTATGGACTCGGGAGCTTCATTTCATACCACTGGTAATCGTGATGTATTCGATAATTACATTGCGGGAGATTACGGAAAAGTTTTCCTGGATGATGGAAAACCTTTGGAAATAATTG GACAGCTTGACGACGAAGGTCATAAGGTGATCTTTGGTGATGGTTCCTGGAAAGTGAAAAAGGGAGCCATGATTGTTGCTCGAGGAAAGAAAACTGGAACACTCTATATGACTTCCAGTTTGAGAGATAAATTAGCAGCTGTGGATGCTGGAGCTAATTCAAGTCTATGGCTTTGTAGGCTTGGAGATACGA AAAAAGTGAGCTTTTCAAAAGAGGTTAGAGAACCGAAATCGGCGGATTTTGAGCTG GAGTTGTCAGAACTTTCTGAAGGTAAAAAGGTTTTACATAGCAAGTGGGAGTACCGGTTAGAACACGATGGTAGCAAGCGGTACAAAGAAATCCTTGTTGTAAAAGGTGAAAAAGAAGTCATTGATTACACTGATATTTTCTCTCTGGTGGTAAAGTTAACTACTACCAGGACTGTACTTGGATTGATGGTAAAAGAAGATTTGCATCTGGAACAGTTAGATGTAAAGACTGTGTTTCTTCATGGTGAGCTAGATGAAGAAATGAATCAATCACAGGGATTTGAA CTTGATGGTTCTTATATCATGCTACTggtatatgtagatgatatgttgATAGCAGGAGTTTGTCTGAaggagattgataaaccaaaGATAGAATTTgctatgaaggatttgggtgctgCAAAACAAATCCTTGGAATTGGGATCCTTAGAGATAGGGTGAATGGAGTCTTGAAGCTTGAGAAGATTCATGGAAGTAAAAATCTTGCTGATATGTTCACGAAGATGGTGATCACTGACAAACTGAAGTTGTGCTCGACTTCAGTTGGACTACAAACGTAA
- the LOC140863080 gene encoding uncharacterized protein isoform X1: MAVRELINTSSDKELTYDHLAAGLKEALQNNKSAFDADRLQKYSGFRDHTVYRGHQVFLYKRAQIFAADLWGSFKGQQYGEFNDIESVMMFADYIVPAVLQQLGVLKFSIALSHAIMANVEIHSGSEEEVELRACLVHAVEEIRESIHRKSRKQVLSVELDLWLWAFGIQCFSLQHHRTLSIYY; the protein is encoded by the exons ATGGCTGTCAGAGAACTTATAAACACTAGCAGTG ATAAGGAATTAACCTATGATCATTTGGCTGCCGGATTGAAGGAAGCTCTTCAGAATAACAAGTCCGCATTTGATGCAGATAGGCTGCAAAAGTACAGTG GATTCCGTGACCACACTGTGTACAGAGGTCACCAGGTTTTTTTGTATAAAAGGGCTCAGATATTTGCTGCAGATTTATGGGGTTCTTTCAAGGGTCAACAATATGGTGAATTTAATGACATTGAATCTGTGATGATGTTTGCTGACTACATTGTCCCAGCAGTACTTCAGCAGCTAGGAGTTTTAAAATTTAGCATTGCACTGTCACATGCTATAATGGCTAATGTTGAGATTCATTCTGGAAGTGAGGAGGAAGTAGAGCTGCGAGCATGTTTGGTACATGCTGTGGAGGAAATAAGGGAGTCGATCCACAGAAAATCACGAAAGCAG GTCTTGAGCGTCGAGTTGGATCTCTGGTTGTGGGCATTTGGCATCCAGTGTTTTTCTCTTCAACATCATCGAACACTCTCTATATATTATTGA
- the LOC140863079 gene encoding uncharacterized protein, with amino-acid sequence MAPPTPRIVVPIDLKEKPWQQKLPLHNRWHPDIPPVAEVKTGEVFRMEMVDWTGGSITDDDSALDVKHIDLSTVHYLSGPIRVVDTDGNPAKPGDLLAVEICNLGPLPGDEWGFTAIFDRENGGGFLTDHFPCATKAIWYFEGIYAYSPHIPGVRFPGLTHPGIVGTSPSSELLAIWNKRERELEETGLQSLKLCEVLHSRPLANLPSTKGCLLGKIEEGTPEWERIAREAARTIPGRENGGNCDIKNLSRGSKIYLPVFVEGANLSTGDMHFSQGDGEVAFCGAIEMSGFLELKSEIIRDGMKKYLTPMGPTPLHVNPIFEIGPVEPRFSEWLVFEGISVDESGRQHYLDASVAYKRAVLNAIDYLSRFGYSKEQVYLLLSCCPCEGRISGIVDSPNAVATLAIPIAIFDQDIRPKIGNVPTGPRLVRNPGLPQCTYDGNLPTTKNPCATT; translated from the exons ATGGCCCCTCCAACTCCAAGAATTGTGGTTCCGATAGACCTAAAGGAGAAGCCATGGCAGCAAAAGCTGCCACTTCACAATCGGTGGCACCCCGATATTCCACCGGTAGCAGAGGTCAAAACCGGTGAGGTATTTAGGATGGAGATGGTAGACTGGACCGGAGGGTCAATAACAGATGATGACTCTGCACTTGATGTAAAGCACATCGATCTCTCAACT GTGCATTATCTGAGTGGACCTATAAGGGTGGTTGACACAGATGGGAATCCGGCCAAGCCAGGTGATCTTCTAGCCGTAGAGATATGCAACTTGGGGCCTCTACCTGGTGATGAATGGGGTTTTACAGCAATTTTTGACAGGGAAAATGGTGGCGGATTTCTCACAGACCATTTCCCTTGTGCAACAAAAGCGATATGGTATTTTGAAGGAATATATGCTTACTCGCCTCATATACCTG GGGTCAGATTTCCGGGATTAACACACCCTGGAATAGTTGGGACATCACCTTCTTCAGAATTGCTAGCTATATGGAACAAACGGGAAAGAGAACTTGAAGAAACTGGTCTTCAGTCTCTAAAACTGTGTGAAGTATTGCATTCACGACCACTGGCAAACCTACCATCGACAAAGGGATGTCTTCTTGGAAAG ATTGAGGAAGGAACTCCTGAATGGGAAAGAATTGCAAGAGAGGCTGCAAGGACTATTCCTGGTAGAGAAAATGGAGGAAATTGTGACATCAAAAATCTAAGCAGAGGTTCAAAAATATACCTTCCTGTATTTGTCGAAGGAGCAAATCTTAGCACCGGGGATATGCACTTTTCACAGGGTGACGGTGAAGTGGCTTTTTGTGGAGCAATCGAGATGAGCGGTTTCCTAGAGCTCAA AAGTGAAATCATCAGAGACGGCATGAAAAAGTACCTCACTCCAATGGGGCCAACTCCTTTGCATGTCAACCCAATATTCGAGATAGGACCGGTCGAACCAAGATTCTCAGAATGGTTGGTCTTTGAGGGCATTAGTGTCGACGAGAGTGGGCGACAACACTACCTGGACGCCAGTGTTGCTTACAAGCGTGCTGTGCTCAATGCCATTGACTACCTCTCCAGATTTGGATACTCTAAAGAACAG GTCTATCTTTTACTTTCATGTTGCCCTTGCGAAGGAAGGATCTCTGGAATAGTTGATTCCCCCAATGCTGTTGCCACCCTTGCAATTCCAATAGCTATATTCGACCAG GATATTCGTCCAAAAATAGGCAATGTGCCTACAGGACCGAGGCTTGTGAGGAATCCAGGTCTCCCACAGTGCACTTATGATGGAAACTTGCCCACCACCAAAAATCCCTGCGCTACAACTTGA